Proteins from a genomic interval of Drosophila melanogaster chromosome 2R:
- the Sply gene encoding Sphingosine-1-phosphate lyase, isoform A produces MRPFSGSDCLKPVTEGINRAFGAKEPWQVATITATTVLGGVWLWTVICQDENLYIRGKRQFFKFAKKIPAVRRQVETELAKAKNDFETEIKKSNAHLTYSETLPEKGLSKEEILRLVDEHLKTGHYNWRDGRVSGAVYGYKPDLVELVTEVYGKASYTNPLHADLFPGVCKMEAEVVRMACNLFHGNSASCGTMTTGGTESIVMAMKAYRDFAREYKGITRPNIVVPKTVHAAFDKGGQYFNIHVRSVDVDPETYEVDIKKFKRAINRNTILLVGSAPNFPYGTIDDIEAIAALGVKYDIPVHVDACLGSFVVALVRNAGYKLRPFDFEVKGVTSISADTHKYGFAPKGSSVILYSDKKYKDHQFTVTTDWPGGVYGSPTVNGSRAGGIIAACWATMMSFGYDGYLEATKRIVDTARYIERGVRDIDGIFIFGKPATSVIALGSNVFDIFRLSDSLCKLGWNLNALQFPSGIHLCVTDMHTQPGVADKFIADVRSCTAEIMKDPGQPVVGKMALYGMAQSIPDRSVIGEVTRLFLHSMYYTPSQK; encoded by the exons ATGCGTCCGTTCTCCGGCAGCGATTGCCTTAAGCCCGTCACCGAGGGCATCAACCGGGCGTTCGGCGCCAAGGAGCCCTGGCAGGTGGCCACCATCACGGCCACCACGGTGCTGGGAGGCGTCTGGCTCTGGACTGTGATCTGCCAGGATGAAA ATCTTTACATTCGTGGCAAGCGTCAGTTCTTTAAGTTTGCCAAGAAGATTCCAGCCGTGCGTCGTCAGGTGGAGACTGAATTGGCCAAGGCCAAAAACGACTTCGAGACGGAAATCAAAAAGAGCAACGCCCACCTTACCTACTCGGAAACTCTGCCCGAGAAGGGACTCAGCAAGGAGGAGATCCTCCGACTGGTGGATGAGCACCTGAAGACTGGTCACTACAACTGGCGTGATGGTCGTGTATCTGGCGCGGTCTACGGCTACAAGCCTGATCTGGTGGAGCTCGTCACTGAAGTGTACGGCAAGGCCTCCTACACCAATCCCTTGCACGCAGATCTTTTCCCGGGAGTTTGCAAAATGGAGGCGGAGGTAGTGCGCATGGCATGCAACCTGTTCCATGGAAACTCAGCCAGCTGTGGAACCATGACCACCGGCGGCACCGAATCCATTGTAATGGCCATGAAGGCGTACAGGGATTTCGCTAGAGAGTACAAGGGAATCACCAGGCCAAACATCGTGGTGCCTAAGACGGTCCACGCGGCCTTCGACAAGGGCGGTCAGTACTTTAATATCCACGTGCGATCCGTGGATGTAGATCCGGAGACCTACGAAGTGGACATTAAGAAGTTCAAACGTGCCATTAACAGGAACACGATTCTG CTGGTTGGGTCTGCTCCGAACTTCCCCTATGGAACCATCGATGACATCGAAGCTATCGCCGCTTTGGGCGTTAAGTACGACATTCCCGTGCACGTGGACGCCTGCCTGGGCAGCTTTGTGGTGGCCTTGGTCCGCAACGCCGGCTATAAGCTGCGTCCCTTCGACTTTGAGGTCAAGGGAGTGACCAGTATCTCCGCTGATACCCACAAGTATGGTTTCGCGCCCAAGGGATCATCGGTGATCCTTTACTCGGACAAGAAGTACAAGGACCATCAGTTCACTGTGACTACTGACTGGCCTGGCGGCGTGTATGGTTCTCCCACAGTCAACGGTTCCCGTGCCGGAGGTATTATCGCCGCCTGCTGGGCTACCATGATGAGCTTTGGCTATGATGGTTATCTGGAAGCCACTAAGCGCATTGTGGATACGGCGCGCTATATCGAGAGGGG CGTTCGCGACATCGATGGCATCTTTATCTTTGGCAAGCCAGCTACTTCAGTGATTGCCCTGGGTTCCAATGTGTTTGACATTTTCCGGCTATCGGATTCGCTGTGCAAACTGGGCTGGAACCTGAATGCGCTGCAGTTTCCATCTGG TATCCACCTGTGCGTGACGGACATGCACACACAGCCCGGAGTCGCGGATAAATTCATTGCCGATGTGCGCAGCTGTACGGCGGAGATCATGAAGGATCCCGGCCAGCCCGTCGTTGGAAAGATGGCTCTCTACGGCATGGCACAGAGCATACCCGACCGTTCGGTGATCGGAGAAGTGACTCGCCTATTCCTGCACTCCATGTACTACACTCCCAGCCAGAAATAG
- the CG6984 gene encoding uncharacterized protein, whose amino-acid sequence MLRILNNSLKISKYATGCVQQVIRFTSNGPSDLVLVKEHNGVREITLNHPKTLNSLSLDMMCALQDALLKDKDNLDLRCVVLTAQGKIWSAGHNLKELHNDPKIQACVFQKLTDVINDIQRLPVPVLGKVNGYAAAAGCQLVVSCDMVVCTKNSKFSTPGAGVGVFCSTPGVAVARIMSRPKSAYMLMTGLPVTGEEAYISGMVTKAVPAEELDKEIEEITNAIKAKSRAVISLGKEFYYKQLAMSQAEAFSAAQEKMCENFQLGDTKEGIASFFEKRPPNWKHQ is encoded by the exons atgttgcgTATTTTAAACAACTccttaaaaatatcaaaatatgcaaCAGGTTGCGTGCAACAGGTCATTCGCTTTACCAGCAATGGACCCAGTGATTTGGTCCTGGTCAAGGAGCATAACGGAGTGCGAGAGATAACGCTGAATCATCCAAAAACTCTGAATTCCCTATCACTGGACATGATGTGTGCCCTTCAGGACGCCCTGCTAAAAGATAAAGACAACTTGGATCTGAGATGCGTGGTCCTGACGGCCCAAGGAAAGATCTGGTCGGCAGGTCACAATCTCAAGGAGTTGCACAATGACCCCAAGATACAGGCTTGTGTGTTCCAGAAGCTAACCGATGTTATAAACGACATCCAAAGACTGCCGGTGCCCGTACTAGGAAAAGTCAATGGCTATGCGGCTGCTGCAGGCTGCCAACTGGTGGTGTCATGTGACATGGTAGTCTGCACCAAGAACAGCAAGTTCTCTACTCCAGG ggCTGGAGTCGGAGTTTTTTGCTCAACACCCGGAGTCGCAGTTGCCCGGATTATGTCGCGTCCAAAGTCCGCCTATATGCTAATGACCGGTCTTCCCGTTACTGGTGAAGAAGCCTACATATCGGGAATGGTCACCAAAGCTGTTCCTGCAGAGGAACTAGATAAGGAGATCGAGGAAATCACCAATGCCATAAAGGCAAAAAGTCGTGCCGTCATCTCTCTGGGAAAAGAGTTCTACTACAAGCAACTGGCCATGTCCCAAGCGGAAGCCTTTTCGGCTGCGCAGGAGAAGATGTGCGAAAATTTCCAGCTGGGCGACACCAAAGAGGGCATTGCTAGCTTCTTCGAGAAGCGCCCACCCAACTGGAAGCACCAGTAA